In Candidatus Zixiibacteriota bacterium, one genomic interval encodes:
- a CDS encoding phage baseplate assembly protein V has product MAYDFKIKVADQEIDREFLSSVSSIKLDQYVDRHHVLKIELHGLGAEADLSEFSGTQEFSGFLGETISLKVETDEVADEPRPITAMEFIGVVTEVRHENTVDMINSITITAHSPTNVMDGPLRNKLYHDMKASEIITQVLNNHPITVGSVASTEAQLAHCVQYRESDFQFVMRLAGLSGLFAYYDGSEFTVGKAAASSSDVELTFRQMLFEFKMGLGTRTEKFAAQSYDQVRKEVYDGETSGSLQTSISGLAKLSHDASKNLYPEGSFVSGLKPDSQSSLDKSIESAREASVGRMVHCSGRSRDPRLKIGACVKISGMPSDFHGPHWIKSVGHRYIRGEYTNSFTCTPLETAYPTKRHQRNPLTDIQSALVTSTEDPENLGRVKVKLEWSDGTTAAEPERWLRVMAPHAGSEKGFFCLPEIDDEVLIAFEHGDPDRPLVIGALYNGVDKPPNDHDAGFDAAQNDLKLFRTKSGNEIYFHDADGSETICITQPSGNTITLSADGPKITIETDGDISLKGANISLESTTGDITLKSGGGLEAESTMDTKIKAGGNFSSEGSINHESKGGAQISIKAPTAKVQGDAMTEIKGGLVKIN; this is encoded by the coding sequence ATGGCCTACGATTTTAAGATCAAAGTTGCCGACCAAGAGATCGACCGTGAGTTCCTGTCGTCTGTCTCCAGTATCAAACTGGACCAGTATGTTGATCGGCACCATGTTCTTAAAATCGAGCTGCACGGCCTGGGTGCAGAGGCGGACCTGAGCGAATTCTCCGGGACGCAGGAGTTCTCGGGCTTCCTCGGTGAGACGATTTCGTTGAAGGTGGAGACGGACGAGGTCGCTGACGAACCCCGTCCCATTACAGCCATGGAATTCATCGGGGTGGTTACCGAAGTCCGCCATGAAAACACGGTCGACATGATAAACTCGATCACCATCACAGCCCACAGCCCGACGAATGTCATGGACGGTCCGCTGCGCAACAAACTGTATCATGACATGAAGGCCAGTGAAATCATCACTCAAGTGCTGAACAACCATCCCATTACCGTCGGCTCCGTCGCGTCGACCGAGGCCCAGTTGGCCCACTGCGTTCAGTACCGCGAAAGTGACTTCCAGTTTGTCATGCGCCTGGCCGGACTCAGCGGTCTGTTTGCATATTACGACGGCTCCGAGTTCACGGTCGGCAAAGCCGCCGCCTCAAGCAGTGACGTGGAGTTGACTTTTCGTCAGATGCTGTTCGAGTTCAAAATGGGACTCGGAACCCGGACAGAGAAATTCGCCGCGCAGTCTTATGATCAAGTCAGAAAGGAAGTGTACGACGGCGAGACTTCCGGCTCGCTACAAACGTCCATCTCGGGTCTGGCCAAGTTGTCGCACGATGCTTCCAAGAACCTGTACCCGGAAGGCAGTTTTGTTTCCGGGCTCAAACCGGACAGTCAATCGTCGTTGGACAAATCAATTGAGAGTGCGCGTGAAGCATCGGTTGGGCGCATGGTGCATTGTTCGGGACGGTCGCGTGATCCCAGACTTAAGATCGGCGCCTGCGTCAAGATATCCGGTATGCCCAGCGATTTCCACGGACCACACTGGATCAAGTCCGTCGGCCATCGATATATCAGAGGTGAATACACCAACAGTTTCACCTGCACGCCGCTGGAGACCGCCTACCCGACGAAAAGACACCAACGCAATCCGTTAACCGATATTCAGAGCGCGCTCGTCACCAGCACTGAAGACCCCGAGAACCTGGGTCGCGTGAAGGTCAAGTTGGAATGGAGCGACGGAACCACTGCGGCCGAACCTGAGCGCTGGCTACGGGTAATGGCGCCGCACGCCGGGAGTGAAAAGGGATTCTTTTGCCTGCCGGAGATCGATGACGAGGTGTTGATAGCTTTCGAACACGGTGATCCGGATCGTCCGCTGGTGATCGGCGCTCTGTATAACGGCGTCGACAAACCGCCGAACGACCACGATGCCGGATTTGATGCCGCTCAGAACGATCTGAAGCTCTTCCGCACCAAGAGCGGCAACGAGATTTACTTCCACGATGCTGACGGCAGCGAGACCATCTGTATCACGCAACCGTCCGGCAACACCATCACACTCAGCGCCGACGGCCCCAAGATCACCATCGAGACCGACGGTGACATCAGCCTCAAAGGCGCCAACATCAGTCTCGAAAGCACAACCGGCGATATTACGCTCAAGTCTGGCGGCGGTCTGGAAGCCGAGAGCACGATGGATACAAAAATCAAGGCGGGTGGAAATTTCTCAAGCGAAGGCAGCATCAACCACGAATCCAAAGGTGGCGCCCAGATCAGCATCAAGGCGCCGACTGCTAAGGTCCAGGGTGATGCCATGACAGAAATCAAGGGCGGTCTCGTTAAGATAAACTGA
- a CDS encoding tetratricopeptide repeat protein produces the protein MMQIKTITFMVLIAVAVVGCSQSLYMQGRRHLQAERFDPAIDAFYKEISVNPKNSAAWRELGVAYYQKGDLIKSEEALKQASNIKPDARTQLYLGLVYEKQESFDRAIIAYTASLSLGSSGRTADVTRDHLKRLVHKSQQVEIANALENEAEIDVGSIPDNTIAVPSFDGTHLPPELAPIALGLAEFTAADLAKVRALTVVERAKLNMLLDELKLSASGAVDLSSAPRVGRIMKSNRIVTATVLALGEEGLKLDGTVVYTSDSSTRVPQGVEGELKDIFELQKRFVFNIIDSLGITLTADERDAIAEVPTESYLAFLAYCRGLDYRNRGMESAARSEFNSAVEMDAGFDAANTELNTDAGFTSGGNYEQSFETLEGVIGQSGGSTQGDPGLDSRLTGVLANGGTTTNPNSDQTPAQADNATVIIRGDLDAE, from the coding sequence ATGATGCAAATCAAGACGATTACTTTTATGGTGCTCATCGCCGTGGCTGTGGTGGGATGTTCGCAGAGCCTGTACATGCAGGGGCGGCGGCATCTTCAGGCTGAGCGCTTTGATCCGGCGATTGATGCTTTCTACAAAGAAATCAGCGTCAACCCGAAAAACTCTGCTGCCTGGCGGGAGTTGGGCGTGGCCTACTATCAAAAGGGTGACCTCATCAAGTCTGAAGAAGCCCTCAAGCAGGCCAGCAACATCAAGCCGGATGCACGCACCCAACTCTATCTGGGCTTGGTCTACGAAAAACAGGAGTCGTTTGATCGAGCCATTATCGCCTACACCGCGTCTTTGAGCCTTGGGTCCAGCGGCAGGACGGCGGATGTGACGCGCGATCATCTCAAGCGGCTTGTGCATAAGAGTCAGCAGGTGGAGATCGCCAACGCTCTGGAGAATGAGGCGGAGATTGACGTCGGCTCCATCCCTGACAATACCATCGCTGTGCCCAGTTTCGACGGGACCCATCTACCGCCCGAATTAGCGCCGATCGCCCTCGGACTGGCCGAGTTTACGGCGGCCGATCTGGCCAAAGTGCGGGCTCTCACGGTTGTCGAGCGAGCCAAACTGAACATGCTTCTGGACGAACTCAAACTGAGTGCCTCCGGTGCGGTAGACCTCTCCAGCGCACCCCGGGTGGGGCGCATCATGAAAAGCAATCGCATCGTCACGGCCACTGTTCTTGCACTCGGTGAGGAAGGGCTCAAGCTTGACGGCACCGTCGTTTATACCTCCGACAGCTCCACTCGCGTTCCTCAGGGTGTCGAGGGTGAACTGAAAGACATCTTTGAATTGCAGAAGAGATTCGTGTTTAACATCATTGACAGTCTGGGCATAACGTTGACCGCCGACGAGCGGGATGCCATCGCCGAAGTCCCCACCGAATCCTACCTGGCCTTCCTGGCCTACTGCCGGGGGCTCGATTATCGCAACCGCGGCATGGAGTCGGCCGCTCGTTCCGAGTTTAACTCAGCTGTCGAGATGGATGCCGGGTTTGATGCGGCCAACACCGAGTTGAACACCGACGCCGGTTTCACATCAGGCGGTAACTACGAGCAGTCTTTTGAAACACTCGAAGGCGTCATCGGTCAATCCGGTGGATCAACCCAGGGTGACCCGGGGCTGGATTCTCGACTCACCGGTGTACTGGCAAACGGCGGTACAACTACCAACCCGAACTCGGACCAGACGCCGGCCCAGGCCGACAACGCTACGGTGATCATCAGGGGGGACCTCGATGCCGAATAA
- a CDS encoding DUF5458 family protein → MGEEEKQAQPQAAEAAPAQPAAAEKISDEDFASLLSDSFGDFKKLANLLPSFKTADGDLVRGIEWLDPKKDFQRKEFLTKKEFAVQRKLLGERLKLWVQYLSQSDNLDEVRKSLNEQATKLETNLDKNMKKVHQSSRELETTYRAIDKFFANAQQEPDEKVNVYFANVSAEELTDPDDKDKFEEVAKAVADLYREWGIKDCFSMAVVPGYLGSVENIDTVARQLGLPNKVHVMTDLPNFETFEDIMEMLDDPNYANLSGIDDYKQYVSVFANYLQARGANQYEDDDMWIPPSAAVAGMMYKGDTTTGMQQPSAGFKYGKVAEAKYIRFRANQVDASKIVEKGLIPMVDFEGSAVAMGASTLFTKETFDVYSIRRTYDYVYKNLRQYLNKQTFSVIDQKFIDTMRKDIDKFMKAISGGDNILQDYDVQIFADEEMRKRQEVGIKVALNPKYPARTFVIEFEAWNEGDATNVKDK, encoded by the coding sequence ATGGGTGAAGAAGAAAAACAAGCTCAACCGCAGGCAGCCGAAGCAGCACCGGCGCAGCCGGCCGCGGCGGAAAAGATCTCCGATGAAGATTTCGCGTCATTGTTGAGCGATTCTTTCGGGGATTTCAAGAAACTGGCTAATCTCCTGCCGTCGTTCAAAACAGCCGACGGTGATCTGGTTCGGGGTATCGAATGGCTTGATCCCAAGAAGGACTTTCAGCGCAAAGAGTTCCTGACCAAAAAAGAGTTCGCGGTGCAACGCAAACTCCTGGGTGAGAGGTTGAAATTGTGGGTGCAGTATCTCAGTCAGAGTGACAATCTGGATGAGGTCCGCAAGTCGCTGAACGAACAGGCGACCAAGCTTGAAACCAACCTCGACAAGAACATGAAAAAGGTGCATCAGTCCAGCCGCGAACTGGAAACCACCTATCGGGCCATTGACAAGTTTTTTGCCAATGCCCAGCAGGAGCCGGACGAAAAGGTCAACGTCTATTTCGCCAATGTCTCGGCTGAGGAACTGACCGATCCGGACGACAAAGACAAGTTCGAGGAAGTGGCCAAGGCGGTGGCCGACTTGTATCGTGAGTGGGGCATTAAAGACTGTTTCTCAATGGCTGTTGTCCCCGGTTACCTTGGCAGTGTGGAGAATATCGACACGGTCGCTCGCCAGTTGGGACTCCCCAATAAGGTGCATGTCATGACCGACCTGCCGAACTTTGAGACTTTTGAAGATATCATGGAGATGCTTGACGACCCGAACTACGCCAACTTGTCCGGTATCGACGACTACAAGCAGTATGTATCCGTCTTCGCCAACTATCTGCAGGCGCGTGGCGCCAACCAGTATGAAGACGATGACATGTGGATACCACCCTCGGCGGCTGTGGCCGGTATGATGTACAAAGGTGATACCACGACTGGCATGCAGCAACCGTCGGCCGGCTTCAAGTATGGCAAAGTTGCTGAAGCCAAGTACATACGTTTCCGGGCCAATCAGGTCGATGCTTCCAAGATCGTCGAGAAAGGCCTGATCCCTATGGTTGACTTCGAAGGTTCAGCCGTAGCCATGGGTGCTTCGACCCTGTTCACAAAGGAGACATTTGACGTCTATTCGATCCGTCGCACCTATGACTATGTTTACAAGAACTTGCGTCAATATCTCAACAAACAGACCTTCTCGGTGATTGATCAGAAGTTTATCGATACCATGCGGAAGGACATTGACAAGTTCATGAAAGCGATTTCGGGTGGTGACAATATCCTTCAGGACTATGACGTGCAGATTTTCGCAGACGAAGAGATGCGCAAACGTCAGGAAGTGGGCATCAAAGTCGCTTTGAACCCGAAGTATCCGGCGCGTACATTTGTCATCGAATTCGAAGCCTGGAACGAAGGCGACGCTACCAATGTGAAGGATAAGTAG
- a CDS encoding GPW/gp25 family protein, with product MEYLSLPLVMRDGYLARSDLDDSIRHSVGLIISTRIGSIGFSPDFGCDLWDKEYADLYAANKADVRASLRNAIDSFEKRLYNVTVSFGLATESAPHILGITVKVSGNFKDGKEELKFEASYGLG from the coding sequence ATGGAATATTTGTCCCTCCCCCTGGTAATGCGCGACGGCTACCTGGCCCGATCGGACTTAGACGATTCAATCAGACACTCGGTGGGGCTGATTATCAGCACCCGTATCGGCTCGATAGGCTTCAGCCCGGACTTCGGTTGCGATCTCTGGGATAAAGAATACGCCGACTTGTACGCTGCCAACAAAGCCGATGTACGAGCCAGTTTGCGAAACGCCATCGACAGTTTTGAAAAGCGACTCTACAACGTCACCGTGTCGTTCGGACTAGCCACGGAGTCGGCCCCGCACATCCTTGGCATCACCGTAAAGGTGTCCGGGAATTTCAAGGACGGCAAGGAGGAACTGAAATTCGAAGCCTCCTATGGCCTGGGTTAA
- a CDS encoding right-handed parallel beta-helix repeat-containing protein produces MGFLALGLVLTLASASLVQAAGPRPEFEGAAIYAPTSDQLLDVEMLGPDSDLAIESKTELRHLSAAKYSLWITVGDNDGYGYGFNYPDGATLPFSNDPDFNWLFDNRTTAERNDTYARHTDYQSFSQSDFTLRFSFDPQMFTNVDTAWISIDVSGLQQNAWSNFGLGPTRLYLDGVEATGFAAIPNQGAWGSGVFTYGVSPALIADGILDARFDMQFIDVSPFFDPFSLDYVRVIVQGDLVPPAVPVLISPGDGSSTEAHYPAFNWQPSAGAVAYDLQVDDDPSFASPNVWQGWYEGTSYDSAYMPNGTYYWRVAAWGPTEDWSGWSQANKFAVDGPYRVPSEFPTIQSAISAIPIFRGGEVLVAPGTYTGTGNRNLSGFGDKSIQVRSESGPASTVIDCQNAGRAFYFDLYTGAGTVVNGFTIRNGTNGTFSSGAILCESAWPTIENCVIEQCTQGGIYATNGARPTVTNCNIRNNQWWGVRADNGGNVVIDECNFFQNQAYALSLSGTNGTTQVTNSTFSNSIGYEGEGTGVEIYNSSTPSFAHCTFQNNEGHGLYTWNSSVILNVCTFSSNGSQWDYGGGMYISGNSGSNLITVDDCTLESNQGYYGGGIYASGVDVDILGGLFDGNTAQYRGGAVYLSWSSTASAVGCTFVNNAADTGSAFYIESDASISKDRTGQTQALAGAGISRCLLAFATEGQAIYLESFAWIEIGCTDIYGNAGGDWTGSLASQLGLNGNISADPLFCNAANDDYQVTANSPVADVNNPCATIGAYDIGCGAMELSLSPTPLTFAAAADGPNPAAQNLQISNLGGSILYWTLTKKSGWLNVNLLAGVAPSSVLVSVDKGGLPGGIYYDTLVVVGDDAINSPQIVPVTLTLTAGEISVAPSLLNFESQYGANSSPDPQVLTISNSGSGMLSCQLSHGQSWLQLSESQFSVNPPRDVSVSVDPIGLLPGIYEDTIVIMSDDALNSPQYVGVTLTITDVDPPTLLVGSSSHPITGSDPLMIAVNVGDNLSITFTATTPLPGVVPLLGIFDPPSGSVFLPVSDGVSRFEWSPVPELGGTHYITVTADDDYQTTDLVVGITINSIPQFTSDFSDENLIEAEPLTFVVTATDNDAIQPTIDWNGVPSTATFDNGTPGTGTLRFTPDHNDVDATYQAEFTASDGIASVTESLVITVSNRQLTVQAMQPSPGAADDILVSDSIQIQFNEGIDQTTLSANLVFSSAKGTTLGYRYIADQRHLLIGAASGYLESEDTIGITLNPGLHDLAGYSLDQLYVETFATGTAVYPGDANDDGIVDERDVLPLGLFWGNTGPARNEIPDLNWAMAPGHIAFGGERWSPAGGAYADGDGSGVVDADDICGITENWSSSHTVSDNDKAPPDNLAASLATQDQTVLTALYEAVVTCPEGAGKTAMREMLQALLNSPATEAALPTDVELYQNYPNPFNPFTTIRFYLPSSGQVTLSIYNMLGQRVATLISATVKAGYSEADWDGADQGGSPVASGIYLYRLETSNFSETKRMLLLK; encoded by the coding sequence ATGGGCTTTCTTGCGCTCGGATTGGTTCTGACACTGGCTTCAGCCAGCCTTGTGCAAGCAGCCGGTCCGCGTCCTGAATTTGAAGGTGCGGCCATATACGCTCCAACCAGCGATCAACTGCTTGATGTCGAAATGCTCGGTCCGGATTCCGACCTGGCCATCGAAAGCAAGACTGAACTCAGGCACCTGTCGGCGGCCAAATACAGCCTCTGGATTACGGTCGGTGATAACGACGGTTACGGCTATGGGTTCAATTACCCCGACGGAGCGACCCTGCCGTTTTCTAACGACCCCGATTTTAACTGGTTGTTCGACAATCGAACGACGGCTGAGAGAAACGACACGTATGCCAGACACACCGACTACCAGTCGTTTTCTCAAAGCGATTTCACGCTACGATTTAGCTTCGATCCACAAATGTTTACCAATGTCGACACAGCCTGGATCAGTATCGATGTATCGGGACTTCAGCAAAACGCCTGGTCCAACTTCGGCCTCGGTCCTACCCGGTTGTACCTGGACGGAGTTGAAGCTACGGGCTTTGCCGCCATTCCGAATCAGGGTGCTTGGGGATCAGGCGTTTTTACTTATGGCGTCAGTCCAGCTCTGATCGCTGATGGTATTCTTGATGCTCGATTTGACATGCAATTTATCGACGTCTCACCATTCTTCGATCCCTTCTCGCTTGACTATGTCCGGGTGATTGTCCAAGGTGATCTCGTCCCGCCGGCCGTGCCGGTTCTAATATCTCCCGGCGACGGATCAAGCACCGAAGCCCACTACCCTGCCTTCAATTGGCAACCCAGTGCCGGTGCCGTGGCCTATGATTTACAGGTCGACGATGACCCGAGTTTTGCCAGCCCCAATGTCTGGCAGGGATGGTACGAAGGTACCAGCTACGATTCAGCTTACATGCCAAACGGCACCTACTATTGGCGGGTAGCGGCCTGGGGTCCGACAGAAGATTGGAGCGGCTGGTCTCAGGCCAATAAGTTCGCGGTCGATGGACCTTACCGGGTTCCCTCGGAGTTTCCAACCATCCAGTCGGCTATATCGGCCATACCTATCTTCCGCGGCGGTGAAGTACTGGTTGCCCCCGGCACCTACACCGGGACCGGTAACCGCAATCTGAGCGGGTTCGGTGACAAGTCAATACAGGTTCGGTCCGAGAGCGGGCCCGCCTCGACAGTCATCGATTGCCAGAATGCCGGCCGCGCCTTCTACTTTGACTTGTACACCGGCGCGGGAACGGTTGTGAATGGCTTCACCATCCGTAACGGCACCAACGGAACCTTCAGCAGCGGTGCAATCCTGTGCGAAAGCGCATGGCCGACGATCGAGAATTGTGTAATCGAACAGTGTACGCAAGGTGGCATCTACGCCACCAACGGCGCCCGTCCGACTGTTACCAATTGCAACATTCGCAACAATCAATGGTGGGGAGTACGTGCCGACAACGGCGGCAACGTCGTGATAGATGAATGTAATTTTTTCCAAAACCAGGCTTACGCCCTGAGCCTTAGTGGCACCAATGGCACCACTCAGGTCACTAATTCCACCTTCTCTAACAGCATCGGCTATGAAGGTGAAGGGACAGGAGTTGAAATCTACAACTCCTCGACACCCAGTTTTGCACACTGCACTTTCCAGAACAACGAGGGCCACGGTCTTTACACCTGGAACAGCTCGGTCATTCTGAACGTCTGCACTTTCTCAAGCAATGGTAGCCAGTGGGACTATGGCGGCGGGATGTACATCAGCGGCAACTCCGGCAGCAATCTCATAACGGTGGACGACTGTACTCTTGAAAGCAATCAGGGCTACTATGGCGGCGGCATCTATGCCTCGGGTGTTGATGTCGACATTCTCGGCGGCCTGTTCGACGGCAACACGGCCCAGTACAGAGGCGGCGCTGTGTACCTGAGTTGGTCTTCGACTGCATCGGCCGTTGGCTGTACATTCGTGAACAATGCCGCCGATACGGGGAGTGCTTTCTATATCGAATCTGATGCCAGCATATCAAAAGATCGCACGGGGCAGACACAAGCACTGGCTGGAGCAGGTATCTCTCGGTGTTTATTGGCCTTCGCGACCGAAGGCCAGGCAATCTACCTGGAGTCTTTTGCCTGGATCGAAATCGGCTGCACCGATATCTACGGCAATGCCGGCGGTGACTGGACCGGGAGCCTGGCGTCTCAACTCGGGCTGAACGGAAACATTTCGGCTGATCCTCTCTTCTGCAATGCCGCTAACGACGACTACCAGGTAACCGCAAACTCGCCGGTGGCCGATGTCAATAATCCATGTGCAACAATCGGCGCCTATGACATCGGTTGTGGCGCTATGGAGCTGAGCCTCTCCCCCACACCCCTTACCTTCGCTGCGGCGGCTGATGGTCCCAACCCGGCTGCACAGAACCTGCAGATCAGCAATCTCGGCGGCAGCATTCTCTACTGGACACTTACAAAAAAGAGCGGCTGGCTGAATGTCAACCTCCTTGCCGGGGTTGCTCCGTCGTCCGTACTGGTAAGCGTCGACAAGGGCGGCCTGCCCGGTGGCATCTATTACGACACCCTGGTCGTAGTCGGCGACGATGCAATCAACTCGCCGCAAATCGTTCCGGTGACTCTGACTCTGACGGCCGGTGAGATATCGGTCGCACCTTCGCTGTTGAACTTCGAGTCACAATACGGTGCAAATTCATCACCGGACCCACAAGTGTTAACGATCTCCAACTCCGGTAGCGGTATGCTCTCTTGTCAACTTAGTCATGGGCAGAGTTGGCTGCAACTCTCTGAATCTCAGTTCTCGGTGAATCCGCCGCGTGATGTTTCGGTCAGCGTCGACCCAATCGGCCTGCTGCCGGGAATCTATGAAGACACTATTGTGATCATGAGCGACGATGCGCTCAACTCACCGCAGTATGTCGGCGTGACTCTGACTATCACCGATGTCGATCCGCCTACCCTCCTGGTGGGAAGCTCATCGCATCCGATCACTGGAAGTGATCCCTTGATGATAGCGGTCAATGTTGGAGACAACCTGAGCATAACATTCACGGCGACAACACCACTGCCGGGGGTGGTCCCACTTCTGGGAATATTCGACCCGCCGTCCGGGTCGGTCTTCCTGCCGGTCAGTGACGGTGTTTCACGATTTGAGTGGTCGCCGGTGCCTGAGCTTGGCGGCACACACTATATAACGGTCACAGCCGACGATGATTATCAGACAACCGATCTTGTAGTCGGCATAACGATCAACAGCATACCGCAGTTCACCTCCGACTTCAGCGATGAGAACCTCATTGAAGCAGAACCGCTGACATTTGTGGTAACGGCAACTGACAATGACGCCATTCAGCCGACGATTGACTGGAACGGAGTACCGTCAACAGCTACATTCGACAACGGTACGCCGGGCACGGGCACATTGCGCTTTACGCCGGACCACAACGACGTCGATGCCACTTACCAAGCTGAATTCACAGCATCCGACGGCATCGCATCGGTCACCGAATCGCTGGTGATAACGGTATCCAATCGCCAACTGACCGTGCAGGCCATGCAACCCTCCCCCGGAGCGGCCGACGATATCCTGGTCTCTGATTCGATCCAGATTCAGTTTAACGAAGGCATTGATCAGACCACGCTCTCGGCAAATCTCGTCTTCAGCAGTGCCAAGGGCACGACGCTCGGTTACCGCTACATAGCCGACCAGAGACACCTGTTGATTGGCGCTGCATCAGGCTACCTGGAATCTGAAGACACTATCGGCATTACTTTGAATCCCGGCCTGCACGATCTGGCTGGTTATTCGTTGGATCAGCTTTACGTTGAAACGTTTGCCACCGGCACAGCGGTTTATCCGGGTGACGCCAACGATGACGGCATCGTCGATGAACGCGATGTCTTACCGTTGGGACTTTTCTGGGGCAACACGGGACCGGCTCGCAATGAAATCCCCGACCTGAATTGGGCCATGGCACCGGGGCACATCGCCTTCGGCGGTGAACGCTGGAGCCCGGCCGGTGGAGCTTACGCCGACGGCGACGGTTCCGGTGTTGTCGATGCCGATGACATTTGCGGCATAACAGAAAACTGGTCGTCTTCCCATACCGTGTCAGACAATGACAAAGCGCCCCCCGACAACCTGGCAGCATCGTTGGCTACTCAGGATCAGACAGTATTAACGGCTCTGTATGAGGCCGTGGTTACATGCCCGGAAGGTGCGGGCAAGACAGCCATGCGTGAGATGCTACAGGCGCTGCTGAATTCACCGGCTACTGAAGCGGCTCTGCCGACCGATGTGGAACTCTATCAAAACTACCCCAACCCGTTCAACCCCTTCACGACAATTCGCTTCTACCTGCCGTCATCCGGTCAGGTAACCCTGTCGATCTATAACATGCTGGGACAGCGAGTCGCAACTTTGATCAGTGCTACGGTGAAGGCTGGTTACTCAGAAGCCGACTGGGACGGAGCCGACCAGGGGGGTAGTCCGGTAGCCAGTGGCATCTACTTATACCGGCTGGAAACATCCAACTTCAGCGAGACCAAGCGGATGTTGTTGCTGAAGTAG
- a CDS encoding type VI secretion system contractile sheath small subunit yields the protein MAKFILGATERIKKDDSIPVELLPSNKMLYMARLNAEEDADVSPTRCNNLKEVFEKFRPGFSAELESAEGEPVNAEFEVKGMKDFTSKELIEKNDFLQKTYYSKEMMADLDKQLKKNNALKKTLAEKEKKEALLKAANYYIDLLTE from the coding sequence ATGGCCAAGTTTATTCTCGGAGCAACGGAAAGGATCAAGAAAGACGATTCGATACCTGTTGAATTGCTCCCTTCCAACAAGATGCTCTACATGGCGCGTCTTAATGCCGAAGAGGACGCCGATGTCTCCCCAACCCGCTGCAATAACCTAAAAGAAGTGTTTGAGAAATTCCGTCCCGGATTTTCGGCTGAACTTGAGTCGGCCGAAGGCGAACCGGTCAACGCTGAGTTTGAGGTCAAAGGGATGAAAGACTTCACTTCCAAGGAACTCATCGAAAAGAACGACTTCCTCCAGAAGACGTACTACTCGAAGGAGATGATGGCCGATCTCGACAAGCAGCTCAAGAAGAACAACGCACTCAAGAAGACGCTGGCTGAAAAAGAAAAGAAGGAAGCGCTTTTGAAGGCGGCCAACTATTACATTGACCTGCTCACCGAATAG
- a CDS encoding type VI secretion system baseplate subunit TssG, producing the protein MNSDRASMPQLTDRHHPFHYATALTLLMKLGVDIHNVSIRAVGEHRNYLGEILSQQPAAGQPLDTDTPVVLDVGMVSAVDFLPYQFFYGWHSGQARGDGWENDARHLMAPFDGSVARYNAVATHEKLEYSLALVNLDYLLRFLKLFEFVLPEAPDSVREPLLWSAIMPGFHMWAGSPQFVAGVLRYLFGYTFDFEENVAARYDIPEGIRCRLGEDSSRLGEDLIIGRSFSECDSSYQLTISGVPADEASELLPGKPQRRKLEWILSICMPTNLDCIVRIKVAGGDLELGSSKAGSLLGYSAFVTKDRHPTQLRA; encoded by the coding sequence ATGAACTCAGATCGTGCCAGCATGCCCCAATTGACCGACCGGCACCACCCCTTCCACTATGCCACAGCCTTGACCCTGTTGATGAAACTCGGTGTTGATATCCACAACGTATCCATCCGGGCGGTGGGTGAACACCGCAACTATCTGGGAGAGATTCTCAGTCAACAGCCGGCCGCCGGACAGCCGCTCGATACCGACACGCCGGTTGTCCTTGATGTCGGTATGGTGTCGGCCGTTGACTTTCTACCATATCAATTCTTTTACGGGTGGCATTCCGGTCAGGCGCGCGGCGATGGTTGGGAGAATGATGCTCGTCATTTGATGGCACCGTTCGACGGTTCGGTGGCACGCTACAACGCCGTCGCCACCCACGAGAAACTGGAGTATTCACTGGCTTTGGTAAACCTGGATTACCTGCTTAGGTTTCTGAAGCTGTTCGAGTTCGTGTTGCCTGAAGCGCCCGACAGTGTGCGCGAACCTCTTCTGTGGTCGGCTATCATGCCGGGGTTCCACATGTGGGCGGGCAGTCCTCAATTCGTAGCCGGAGTGCTGCGCTACTTGTTCGGTTACACATTTGATTTCGAAGAGAACGTTGCCGCCCGGTACGACATCCCGGAAGGTATTCGTTGTCGCCTGGGAGAGGACTCCAGCCGTCTTGGGGAAGATCTGATAATCGGCCGCTCGTTCAGTGAATGTGACTCCAGCTACCAACTGACAATCAGCGGCGTTCCTGCCGACGAGGCGAGCGAACTGCTGCCGGGTAAACCGCAGCGTCGGAAACTGGAGTGGATCCTGAGTATCTGCATGCCGACCAATCTGGATTGTATTGTCCGCATTAAGGTAGCCGGAGGCGACTTGGAACTCGGTTCATCAAAAGCCGGAAGCCTGCTTGGTTACTCGGCCTTTGTAACAAAAGACCGCCATCCCACCCAGTTGCGAGCATGA